Proteins found in one Cobetia sp. L2A1 genomic segment:
- the sodN gene encoding superoxide dismutase, Ni — translation MIHSLLRGIDRLVALPSASAHCDIPCKIYDPAAAQIAALSVIRFMDLINELGQKESLSLADQALLARLVQQKEDHAEKAKHEIRIIWGDYIKQPQRDKYPDIDTLVHSIMLAGSACKQGIERDKGEKLLTLINEFAAAFWDTKGVTTFTATCPYPPSENVVYPKLD, via the coding sequence ATGATTCATTCGCTACTACGCGGTATTGATCGACTGGTCGCCCTGCCCTCGGCTTCTGCCCACTGTGATATTCCCTGCAAGATCTATGATCCGGCGGCGGCGCAGATTGCCGCGCTCAGTGTCATTCGCTTCATGGACCTGATCAACGAGCTGGGCCAGAAAGAGAGCCTCTCTCTGGCAGACCAGGCCTTGCTGGCCCGCCTGGTGCAGCAGAAGGAAGATCATGCCGAGAAAGCCAAGCACGAGATCCGCATCATCTGGGGCGACTACATCAAGCAGCCGCAGCGCGACAAATATCCAGACATCGATACGCTGGTGCACAGCATCATGCTGGCCGGTTCTGCCTGTAAACAAGGCATCGAACGCGACAAGGGCGAGAAGCTACTGACCCTCATCAATGAATTCGCGGCGGCGTTCTGGGATACCAAGGGTGTCACGACCTTTACCGCGACCTGCCCGTACCCGCCGTCTGAAAATGTCGTCTATCCGAAACTGGATTGA
- a CDS encoding NADH:flavin oxidoreductase, whose translation MAQDPLLTPFTLKHLTLKNRLMMTSHEPAYPEDGMPKARYRAYHEERARAGIALTMTAGSASVAKDSPPVFNNILAYRDEVVPWLSELTDACHEHGTAVMIQLTHLGRRTRWDKADWLPAVSPSHRREASHRAFPKRLEDWDIARIVRDYADAAERMQAAGLDGIELQAYGHLMDQFWSPLTNTLDSPYGGSLDNRLRFTMEVLAAIRARVGQEFIVGVRYTGDECLTGGLDASDGLEVSRLLRDSGQVDFLNVVRGHIDTDAGLTDVIPIQGMASAPHLDFAGQIREAMDFPTFHGAKIQDIATARHAIATGKVDMVGMTRAHMADPHIVRKLMAGKEEDIRPCVGANYCLDRIYQGGAAYCIHNAATGRELEQPHDIAPAEIARKVVIIGAGPGGLEAARVAGERGHQVVVLEAADQPGGQIRLTAQSERRREMIGIIDWRISRCEALGVEIRYNVFAEVDDVLAEQPDVVIVATGGYPEEDMPSTGHDLVVSSWDILSGHITPGRNVLLFDDAGDHAALQAAERIANSGAKLEMMTPDRTFAPEIMAMNLVPYLRSLQRLAVTFTPTYRLGSVTRSEDGQLLAHIGSDYLDDAVAQGKGTGAYADQRLVDQVVVNYGARPMEDLYFELKPHSRNGGAVDYDALIEGLAQPADGPSPAHTERAVDGRFQLYRIGDAVATRNTHAAIYDALRLMKVV comes from the coding sequence ATGGCTCAGGATCCGCTGCTCACCCCGTTCACGCTCAAGCACCTGACACTCAAGAATCGCTTGATGATGACCTCCCACGAGCCTGCCTACCCCGAAGACGGCATGCCCAAGGCACGCTATCGCGCCTATCACGAGGAGCGGGCGCGTGCCGGTATCGCGCTGACCATGACAGCGGGCTCTGCCTCGGTCGCCAAGGACAGCCCGCCGGTGTTCAACAACATCCTGGCGTATCGCGATGAGGTGGTGCCATGGCTCAGCGAGCTGACGGATGCCTGTCACGAGCACGGTACCGCGGTGATGATCCAGCTCACGCATCTGGGGCGCCGCACTCGCTGGGACAAGGCAGACTGGCTACCCGCCGTATCACCATCGCACCGTCGCGAGGCATCACATCGTGCCTTTCCCAAGCGCCTTGAAGACTGGGATATCGCACGTATCGTGCGTGATTACGCGGATGCGGCCGAGCGCATGCAGGCTGCAGGGCTCGACGGTATCGAGTTGCAGGCCTACGGCCACTTGATGGATCAGTTCTGGTCGCCGCTCACCAATACGCTGGATAGCCCCTATGGCGGCAGTCTCGACAATCGTCTGCGCTTCACGATGGAAGTGCTGGCGGCCATTCGTGCGCGCGTGGGGCAGGAATTCATCGTCGGCGTGCGCTACACCGGCGATGAATGTCTGACTGGCGGACTGGATGCAAGTGATGGCCTGGAAGTCTCGCGCCTTTTGCGCGACAGCGGTCAGGTCGATTTCCTCAACGTGGTGCGTGGGCACATCGATACCGATGCAGGCCTTACCGATGTCATCCCGATTCAGGGCATGGCCAGCGCGCCGCATCTGGATTTTGCCGGGCAGATTCGGGAAGCGATGGACTTCCCGACCTTCCACGGCGCCAAGATTCAGGACATCGCCACGGCACGTCATGCCATCGCCACCGGCAAGGTCGACATGGTCGGCATGACGCGTGCGCACATGGCAGACCCGCACATCGTGCGCAAGCTGATGGCCGGCAAGGAAGAGGATATTCGTCCCTGTGTCGGGGCCAACTATTGTCTGGATCGCATCTATCAGGGTGGCGCAGCCTACTGCATCCACAATGCCGCCACCGGGCGCGAGCTGGAGCAGCCGCATGACATCGCGCCTGCTGAAATCGCCAGAAAGGTAGTGATCATCGGTGCAGGACCGGGAGGGCTTGAGGCCGCCCGAGTCGCCGGGGAGCGCGGCCATCAGGTGGTAGTGCTGGAAGCCGCCGACCAGCCCGGTGGCCAGATTCGCCTGACGGCACAGAGCGAGCGGCGCCGCGAGATGATCGGCATCATCGACTGGCGCATCAGCCGTTGTGAGGCGCTTGGGGTCGAGATTCGCTACAACGTCTTCGCCGAAGTCGATGACGTGCTGGCGGAGCAGCCTGACGTGGTCATCGTCGCCACGGGCGGCTATCCCGAAGAAGACATGCCTTCGACTGGCCACGATCTGGTCGTCTCCAGCTGGGACATTCTCTCCGGTCACATCACGCCCGGCCGCAACGTGCTGCTGTTTGATGATGCTGGCGACCACGCCGCGCTTCAGGCCGCCGAGAGGATCGCCAACTCCGGTGCCAAGCTCGAGATGATGACGCCAGACCGCACCTTCGCACCGGAAATCATGGCCATGAACCTGGTGCCCTACCTGCGCAGCCTGCAACGTCTCGCCGTCACCTTCACGCCCACCTATCGCCTCGGTAGTGTCACGCGCAGTGAGGATGGCCAGCTGCTCGCCCATATCGGCAGCGATTATCTGGATGACGCCGTGGCACAAGGCAAGGGCACCGGTGCCTACGCGGATCAGCGCCTCGTCGACCAGGTAGTCGTCAACTACGGCGCCCGCCCGATGGAAGACCTCTACTTCGAACTCAAGCCACATTCGCGCAACGGCGGGGCAGTGGATTATGACGCCTTGATTGAAGGCCTCGCCCAGCCCGCTGACGGCCCCAGTCCGGCACACACCGAGCGCGCAGTAGATGGCAGGTTCCAGCTCTACCGTATCGGCGACGCCGTCGCGACCCGCAACACCCATGCGGCGATCTATGACGCGCTGAGGCTGATGAAGGTGGTGTGA
- the sodX gene encoding nickel-type superoxide dismutase maturation protease, whose protein sequence is MPIGLYRVNGLSMSPGLAPGDYVVTLKRWHSRYRVGDIVVAQHPQFGRIIKRIRAIQPDGMLWLEGTHPDSTSTEKMGLLSNDLVKGRVIHSLHPTHS, encoded by the coding sequence ATGCCCATCGGACTCTACCGCGTCAATGGACTCAGCATGTCTCCCGGCCTTGCGCCGGGAGATTATGTTGTAACGCTGAAACGCTGGCACTCACGCTATCGCGTCGGCGATATCGTGGTGGCACAGCATCCCCAGTTCGGCCGTATCATCAAGCGAATCCGCGCGATACAACCAGACGGCATGCTATGGCTGGAAGGCACCCATCCTGACAGTACCTCTACTGAAAAGATGGGCTTGCTGTCTAATGACCTCGTCAAAGGACGTGTTATCCACTCCCTCCATCCCACCCATTCCTGA